A genomic stretch from Malus domestica chromosome 15, GDT2T_hap1 includes:
- the LOC103431726 gene encoding glucuronoxylan 4-O-methyltransferase 3-like, with protein sequence MRSNPQCGINLKVILLCCFFIFLFTIFIVRSTFSSSPLPSPFTANSSLSHLIPNPKPQQQQPPCDQPFTPTCTKIPPSLAHAIIHYATTNVTPQQTIKEVSVSAAILSKKSPCNFLVFGLGLDSLMWTALNHGGRTVFLEEDNSWIDQIKQKLPGLEAYHVTYDTKVHQADKLMEIGRKEECKAVGDPRFSKCELALKNLPSDVYDIEWDLIMVDAPTGYFDGAPGRMGAIYTAGLMGRNREEGETHVFVHDVNRVVEDSFSKAFLCEGYLTEQEGLIRHFTIPSHRARLGRPFCP encoded by the coding sequence ATGAGGTCCAACCCGCAATGTGGCATCAATCTCAAGGTCATCCTCCTCTGCtgcttcttcatcttcctcttcaCTATCTTCATTGTCAGATCAACCTTCTCATCGTCACCATTACCGTCACCGTTCACGGCCAATTCCTCACTATCCCATCTCatcccaaaccctaaaccccaacaacaacaaccaccaTGCGATCAACCCTTCACcccaacatgcaccaaaattCCACCTTCCCTCGCCCACGCCATCATCCACTACGCCACAACAAACGTCACCCCACAACAAACCATCAAAGAAGTCTCCGTCTCCGCCGCGATCCtttccaaaaaatcaccctGCAACTTTCTAGTCTTCGGCCTCGGCCTCGACAGCCTCATGTGGACGGCTCTCAACCACGGCGGAAGAACCGTCTTCCTCGAAGAAGACAATTCATGGATCGACCAGATCAAACAGAAGCTGCCGGGCTTAGAGGCCTACCACGTGACGTACGACACCAAGGTCCACCAAGCGGACAAGCTCATGGAGATCGGAAGGAAGGAAGAGTGCAAAGCTGTTGGGGATCCGAGGTTTTCAAAGTGCGAGCTGGCGCTCAAGAACTTGCCGAGCGATGTGTACGATATCGAGTGGGATTTGATCATGGTGGATGCGCCGACGGGGTACTTCGACGGAGCTCCGGGAAGAATGGGCGCCATATACACGGCGGGGCTGATGGGGAGGAACAGGGAGGAGGGGGAAACCCATGTGTTTGTGCATGATGTGAATAGAGTGGTTGAGGACAGCTTCTCCAAGGCTTTTCTCTGTGAGGGGTACTTGACGGAGCAGGAGGGTCTGATCAGGCACTTCACTATTCCCAGTCACAGGGCTCGATTAGGTAGACCATTTTGCCCTTAG
- the LOC103402111 gene encoding uncharacterized protein, protein MGENWVRDSQNPCIYRQKRANSAKPYNSSCRSPTLNPKLFVSVDMKFAVKAWSGGRARTGVLHLGSCPTPIETPSLLLSTRKGLPQFTPPDLLPSLPFPDSRLFHVSSLHFLEVPSPQTISKIGGLHQLLGLPEHGFVCIPRDSIQCLPECNSSNKFGASFETPSGRHLMKPVEYVELITCLKPNMWTTLADEVPVWVSEKRNKTSVDRTIRWLDECIELNQAGGPVFGSIVGGSSVNERERCAQEVASRNVSGYWIGGFGLGENIYERPALLNAVTDILQEEKPRLISGLGLPEEVLQGVAAGIDVFDSTYICHLTLGGFALTFPLDGVEMNASGIELTNIGTDQTKINLRATAYRKDMSPIVANCNCYTCKNHTKAYINHLLNVREMLAQTLLEIHNTHHYLGFFRSIREAIKSGNFDQFRQKFVESRCYHVAAEAAAAAAFM, encoded by the exons ATGGGAGAAAATTGGGTCAGAGACTCGCAAAACCCTTGTATTTACCGCCAAAAGAGAGCAAATTCTGCAAAACCCTACAACTCCTCCTGCCGCTCTCCGACTCTAAATCCAAAGCTGTTTGTCTCTGTCGATATGAAATTCGCGGTGAAGGCATGGAGCGGCGGAAGAGCGCGGACCGGGGTTCTCCACTTGGGCAGCTGCCCGACCCCAATAGAGACCCCTTCTCTTCTCCTATCCACCCGAAAGGGCCTGCCCCAGTTCACCCCTCCTgaccttcttccttctcttccttTCCCTGATTCCCGTCTCTTCCATGTTAGCTCCCTCCACTT CTTGGAAGTCCCCTCACCTCAAACAATTTCAAAAATAGGAGGACTGCATCAGTTGCTCGGCTTGCCCGAACACGGGTTCGTGTGCATTCCAAGGGACTCCATTCAATGCCTTCCTGAATGTAATAGCAGTAACAAATTTGGAGCATCTTTCGAGACTCCTTCTGGTCGCCATTTG ATGAAACCCGTTGAGTATGTCGAGTTGATTACTTGCTTGAAGCCCAATATGTGGACCACTTTGGCAGATGAAGTTCCTGTATGGGTCTCTGAGAAGAGGAACAAGACCTCGGTTGATCGAACTATAAGATGGCTTGATGAATGCATTGAGCTAAATCAG GCAGGTGGACCTGTCTTTGGATCTATTGTTGGTGGGTCTTCTGTAAATGAACGTGAGAGATGTGCCCAAGAGGTGGCTAGCCGAAATGTATCAG GTTATTGGATCGGAGGATTTGGGCTTGGAGAGAACATTTATGAGCGTCCTGCTCTCCTTAATGCTGTTACT GATATCTTACAAGAAGAGAAACCACGCTTGATCAGTGGGCTTGGACTTCCAG AGGAGGTCTTGCAGGGCGTTGCTGCCGGCATTGATGTCTTTGATTCAAC GTACATATGCCATCTTACCCTTGGCGGCTTTGCACTTACGTTTCCCCTTGATGGAGTTGAGATGAATGCATCTGGTATTGAGTTGACTAATATTGGAACTGACCAGACAAAGATTAATCTGAGAGCAACAGCTTACAG GAAAGATATGTCACCCATTGTTGCAAATTGTAACTGCTACACGTGCAAGAATCATACAAAGGCGTACATCAATCACCTGCTCAATGTTCGCGAAATGCTGGCTCAGACTCTACTAGAAAT ACATAATACCCACCATTATCTAGGATTCTTCCGTTCTATACGGGAAGCGATTAAGTCCGGTAATTTTGACCAGTTCAGACAGAAATTCGTTGAGAGTAGATGTTATCATGTTGCTGCtgaagctgctgctgctgccgccTTCATGTGA